Within the Sulfitobacter sp. JL08 genome, the region ACCGTGGCATCCGCCATTCGGCGAATGTTGAAAACAACATCATCTGCCGTGAACGCATCGCCATTGTTCCAGGTTGCGTCCTGACGCACCTGCAACGTGTAGGTCAACGCATCATCACTGACTTCCCAGGCAGTCAGCAGCGAAGGAGAAAACGACCCGTCTGCTTCCCACCTTACCAACGGTTCGCAGAACTGGCGCGCGACATTGGACTTTTGTGGCCAGTCATAGGTTCGTGGATCGTTGATATCCAGAATTTGCTGACCGATCCGCAGCACGCCGCCGCGCTTTGCGTCCTGTGCACGTGCCGGGGTTGCCAGTGTCATGCCCAACATACCGGATGCGGCGGCCGCGCCGACGCCCCAGATGCTGGCCAGTGTCATGAATTCGCGGCGGTCCAACTGGCCGGCTTTGACGGATCTGGCCATATTCCTGAGTTTCGAGAGTCTTTCCTGTTTCATTTCCATTTCCCTGTTTTGGTTGGTTGCGAGTTAAATCATGCGCCCTTGCAGGCGGTCATCGAATGGGTAATTGGACATACGTTCGGCACCGGTCTGTGTGATCAGAAACTGATCTTCCAGCTTGACGCCTTCATGGCTTCGGTCCCAGCCGATATAGCTTTCCAGGCAAATGATCATGCCCGGTTTCAGCATACCATCCAGCGGGTATTCGCCGCCGTCAGGATCGTGATGGGGAATATTGGGCCATTCGCCCGCAAGCCCCAGACCGTGGCCGATACAATAGTAACGGCTGGCCTGATGCTCTTGCGGGATCACCCAGGCCTTTTCCGCAAGCGCGCGAAACTCGACATCCGGCCCCAGCAGTTCGGCATTGTGTTCAAGCTGTTCGCGGGCGCGGGAATAGAGCAGTCGTTGATCATCGCTGGCCTTGCCCTCACCGCACAGAAACGTGCGCGAAAAATCCACGGCATAGTTTTCAAACCCCAGCGCATCGGTATCCAGACACAGCAGATCCCCCCGTTCCAGCAGGCGCCCGCCTGCCTCTTGAAAATAGGGGTAGGTATTGGGGCCGGACTGGAACAAACGCGTCGAGACGTACTGGCCTTCCTTGGCCATCAGCGTGTAGTGAAATTCCGCTCAGGTTTCGGTTTCGCTCATACCCGGCTCTGCTTTGGACTCAAGCCGCGCAACGCCTGTTTCGACACGCCGCATTGCCTCTTGGATATAGGGCAGTTCGATATCCAGCTTGATCGCGCGCGTCAGGCACAATGGCTCTAACGCATCGGCCACGTGCAAGCCGCGGGCGCGCACCGCGTCCACCGCCTGCCATGGCAGCCGATCAATGTGTACCCTGTCGATTTCCGGATCGACACCAAGAATGACACCCAGAATTTCATCCGCGAACCGATCAGCAGCCGCCGCGATATCTCCTCCGGATCCGATATAATCCAGCCCCTGTGCCGCGCGCACTTCGGTTATTGTGGGCAATCCCGCCGCCAGATGCGCCG harbors:
- a CDS encoding M24 family metallopeptidase encodes the protein MAKEGQYVSTRLFQSGPNTYPYFQEAGGRLLERGDLLCLDTDALGFENYAVDFSRTFLCGEGKASDDQRLLYSRAREQLEHNAELLGPDVEFRALAEKAWVIPQEHQASRYYCIGHGLGLAGEWPNIPHHDPDGGEYPLDGMLKPGMIICLESYIGWDRSHEGVKLEDQFLITQTGAERMSNYPFDDRLQGRMI
- a CDS encoding aminopeptidase P family N-terminal domain-containing protein; translation: MMNIALDPETTAATLKQGRHDLYRARQDHVRAGMRAQDVAVMVICDANHIRYMTGSSNMMLWGLRSPSRYLLAFADGPVILYDSPGAAHLAAGLPTITEVRAAQGLDYIGSGGDIAAAADRFADEILGVILGVDPEIDRVHIDRLPWQAVDAVRARGLHVADALEPLCLTRAIKLDIELPYIQEAMRRVETGVARLESKAEPGMSETET